The following DNA comes from Fervidibacillus albus.
TTGTGCCCGTATTAGAAGGAACAGAAAGAAATTGGAAGGAAGATCCATTTGGTGGAAAGGTGGAAAACGGAATCATCTGGGGTCGGGGCACGTTGGATGATAAAACGAGTGTAATCGCCATTTTTGAAGCCATTCAATATTTGATGAATAATCATTTTCAACCGAAACGGGATCTTTATTTCATGGTCGGTTTTGACGAAGAAATCGGCGGTGAAAAGGGTGCAAAGGCAATTGTCGAAACATTACAAGCGAAGGGCGTTCAATTTGATTTTATATTGGATGAAGGCGGAGCAATTGTCGAAAATATGGTACCTGGTGTTAATCGCCCGATCGGTGTTGTCGGAATTTCGGAAAAGGGATTTGCAACCGCCGAATTGACAGCGAAAGGCAGCGGTGGTCACTCCTCCCAGCCTTCTAACCCGACGAATATCGGAAAAATCGCCCGGGCCATTGCGAAATTAGAGGAAAAGCAGTTTGAAGGGGATTTACGTGGTCCAAGTAAACAACTTTTTGAATACGTCGCACCGGAAATGGAATTGGGGATGAAGTATATTTTTGCGAACCAAACCATTTTCAAACCGATGATTGAAAACATATTAGTAAAAAAACCTTCATCAGCAGCTTTAATTCGAACGACGATTGCACCGACGATCTTCCAAGCCGGTGAAGCAGCCAATGTCCTTCCAGAAAAAGCGACCGCAATCATTAATCTCCGTCTCATGCCCGGTGATACCATTAAAGATGTGAAATCATTTATCGAAAAAACAATCGATGATCCGGATGTTCAAGTGTCGGTCACAGGAACAGAAGCCACAAAAGTATCCAGTACGAACGGTTGGCAATTTCAAACGATTCAGCAAGCAGCAAGAAACGTTTATCCAGAGGCCATTATCGCTCCATATTTAATGTTCGGTGCTTCCGATGCCCGCCATTATGATCTCATATCCGATGAAACGTATCGATTCCTACCCGTTCACATTACTTCTGAAGACTTAAACCGTATGCACGGGACGAACGAACATATATCTGTAGAAAATTTTTTGAATGCAATTAAATTTTATATCGAATTGTTGAAAGAAGTGAATAAGTAAAGAAAAGCATTCGTTTTCGATTCAAGGAATGAACAATCATAAACGTTCGGTAGCTTTTTTTCCTTCGTTCCATCAAAAAAAGGGTGAGTTTTCCCCCACCCCATTTGCTAACGGCCAGTTCCCTTTCCGCACCTTCCATTCATACAATTTGTAGAGGATTGGATCCATTTATTTTTTTGAATACGTATATGCCAACTCATCTTTCTCTTCATCATAATCGACGTACAAATGATGGCCGTCGAAAAACCAGAGATCGCCTTCTTCCACGTAAAAAACGATTCCATCGATTTCCATTTGAGCACCGATATGAATCGGTTCATTGTCCTTCGTAAATCCAAGGGCATATCCTTTTTGTACAGGAGAAGAACCATAAATTTGGGTGAAAAATTTCACCATATCCCCTTCCTGTAATTCCATTTCGTTTTTAAACCATTGAATCGCCTTTGAGCTAATATTTATTTCCATTTCGTTCACTCCCGAATTATTTGTTCAACCTTTTGGCAATCGCCCTTTGCAAAAATACTTATTACTACATGTTCCCTTTTGCAATCACATTTTGACAATATTGATTGATGAAGGCAACTTCTTCATCTTCTAATGAATACGGCAAGTACGTATCGGTTGTTTTTTCAAAAATTTGGTATTGGGCAATGTGTCTAGATTCCCCTTCCACCGCATAAATCAATTTTATATACAAGCCGTTTTCTGAATACATTTCATCATCCTCAGGTACTTGTATATCCAAATAAAATTCAAAACGATCCCCTTGAAGTATTCCGGTTGGATCGTCCAAACGTTCCATTTCATAATCGATAATGTCCAATCTTACCCATCCTTTCCTAAACGAATCCGTGTTTGAATTCGCCCTTTCCTAATGAAAACTCGATATACGCGGTAAGCAAACTTGTTCTTCCTATACGGAACCATTATAACTTATCTCATACCGTAATAAAAGAATCGTGAAACTTTCTAACGTCCCTTTCGTAAATCATCGTAAAGGTTTTTTGTAAAAAAATAGTTTTGTCCCCTTTATAACACAGTTTGCACCTCTCACACCATACTTTCCTTTACTTCATTAGGTGAAGAAAAACGAATGGAAAACAGGAGGGTCATAAATGTGGTTACTCATCGTTTCCGTAATTTTCTCCCTTGCAATTGGTTACAAAATAACACACACCATATATGCTAAACAAATCGAATTGACGGAATACAACGAACTATATAAATGTAATCGATGTGGGAAATTCCATCGAAAGTACCAGGAAATTGTCCTAACGAAAATCGATCCAAATTACACTGAATCAACTTGTCCCATTTGCCATAGCCAGTCATCGGTATATTTCGGGAACGAATACGATTGGATGAAAACAAATCCGGAAAGCCCGCGAATCCGATTTCGCCAACTTCATCAATTAAAAAAAGCGATCAAAACGGTTGAAGCGACAAAAAAGGAAGATGAGTCGATCGAAACATTCCTGAATTATTATCATTTTCTCCCTGAAAGAAAAACGAAATGAAAGCTTTTTCAAAAAACTTGAGCATAATTCTTTACAATTTTGTCACGAAATTTTAAAATAAAGACGAAATATAAGTAAAGTGTGTCGGTTTTGTGTCTATTATTCGTCAAATATTCAATCAAGCGGAAAAGAGGTGGCAAAATTGAGAACATTTTTCCTGCTTTCTCTCATTTTTTCCTTCGTTTTTTACGTCTTTAGTCTCAATCATTCGTATGTAATCGGTTTACTTTTCTTCGTTCTCACCCTCGTTGCATTAGCGGGAACAACAGTCGCTGAATTATCAAAAATAACCGATACGGATGATCCCGATTCATTAAACACGGTCAGATAATTGGTTAATAAAAATGCTGCATTAATTTGCAGCATTTTTATTTTTTCCTACATTCCCATTATCCCTTCGTTTATTTTTTTTCTCAAACAATACACGTAGAAGGGATGGAATGACAATAATGATTAACAATATTCGAATGAGTTGCAACGAGCTCACAATAGCAGGATCACCGCCAATACTATGGGCGGTTAAAACCATTTCAAATAGTCCTCCGGGGGCAAAACTTAAGATGGACGTTTTCATATCGAGTGAGCTAATGGCAGCCATCAGTCCTCCGAAAGCAAAGGCGACTGAAATGATCATTACAGATGTTCCGAAGTAAATGAAACCGTATTTCCCGGTTATTTTTAAATCTTCGAATAAAATATTTTTTCCGATGCCTGCACCGATGAAAATTTGACCGATATGTACGACGATGGATGGAATCGGCGGTAATTGAATCGGACTTATGCTTAACACCGCCGTAACACCGAGGGAGCCGATTATAATACCCGCAGGAATCCGTCTCCATAAAAGAAGTGCGGCTACAATCGGCAAAACGTAAAACAAATAGTTCCAACTATTCCAATCAAAATCAACGCTCGCACTTTCACTGACGATCCCCTCTCCCCTTTCAGTAAAAAAGGAGGTCATAACGGAAGGGACGATAAATAAAACGGTTATGAGTCGAATCGTTTGAAAAATGGCCACGTAAGAAGATTTTCCATTTAAATCTTCACTCGCGATCGTCATCTCCGAAAGACCTCCAGGAATACAGGAAAAAACGCTCGTAATTTCGTCGATCGGAACCCATCTCGAAACGATACTACCCAATTGAATGCTTATAAAAATTAAAGCGGACGTCAAAAGGAAATACAGAAAAAAATACGATTTAACCGTTACAAACGTATCGATCGTAAAATACAAGCCGAAATTCAATCCGAGTATAATAAATCCGATATTTCGAAAATAGGATGGAAAATACAATTTTCGTTTCCGAATTCCTTGCCAAATCGTAACAATCGCTAACGATCCTAAAACCCAAGGAAGTGGTGTATGGACTATGCTGAATAGAAAGCCCCCGAGAGAAGCAATCAGAATCGTATTTATTAATTGGAAAATGCGTGTTATGCCCATATTTCCTTCTCCTTACATTTCATCTGATGAAGAACTTTTTGAACTTTTATTATTGTATCAAAATTTTATCATTCATTGGGAAAAAAAGGGCAAAAAGGACAGCTATCCCCTTACGTATCGACCGACTTGACACGAAAAAAGAATGCCAATTGAGTAGCATTCTTTCATCGGACAAAGTCTCGTATTTAATTGATTGCTTTCCTTCCGACCTTTACTCCTTGCAGTTTTACAATAATTGTTGCCAAAATCATTGTAACGATGGCAGGAACGAACCACCCGAGTCCCTTTTCATAAAAGGGCAAAACTTGTTCATAAAAGGATATCACCGTTTGCAACCAATCGAAATACTCAATATTCAATGATTTGCATAACGTCTTCAACCCGTCGACGATACTAACAGCAAAGGTAACGAAGATCGTTGTAGAAAAGACGAAACGGGATGAATCGATAAATTTCGAAATAAACGCTAAAATCATAAGTACGATTGCAAGGGGATAAAGAAACATCAACATCGGAACAGAATAGGAAATAATTCTCGTCAAGCCGAAATTGGCAATGACGAAGGATAAAATGGTAAAGAAAACGGCGAACGACTTATACCCAAATCTTGGAAATAGTTTTTCGAAGTATTCACTACAGGAAACGATGAGTCCAACACTCGTCGTCAAACAGGCGAGAATGATGACAATCGCTAAAACGCCTGTCCCGAACGAACCGAAATAATGGGAGAATGCGGAGCTTAAAACCGGTCCCCCTGTATCAAATAAACCGTATTGTTCGACG
Coding sequences within:
- a CDS encoding M20 family peptidase, which produces MEFTIFFILFIVGIFIIITLFNLFTVKSKQLTPVPTTVTFDGNKAVSHLSEAITYKTISYKDKTLFDPVPFHRFLTFLHETYAQIFEQLEVEVVNQFALIFRWHGEDASKKPIGLTAHYDVVPVLEGTERNWKEDPFGGKVENGIIWGRGTLDDKTSVIAIFEAIQYLMNNHFQPKRDLYFMVGFDEEIGGEKGAKAIVETLQAKGVQFDFILDEGGAIVENMVPGVNRPIGVVGISEKGFATAELTAKGSGGHSSQPSNPTNIGKIARAIAKLEEKQFEGDLRGPSKQLFEYVAPEMELGMKYIFANQTIFKPMIENILVKKPSSAALIRTTIAPTIFQAGEAANVLPEKATAIINLRLMPGDTIKDVKSFIEKTIDDPDVQVSVTGTEATKVSSTNGWQFQTIQQAARNVYPEAIIAPYLMFGASDARHYDLISDETYRFLPVHITSEDLNRMHGTNEHISVENFLNAIKFYIELLKEVNK
- a CDS encoding HesB/YadR/YfhF family protein — translated: MEINISSKAIQWFKNEMELQEGDMVKFFTQIYGSSPVQKGYALGFTKDNEPIHIGAQMEIDGIVFYVEEGDLWFFDGHHLYVDYDEEKDELAYTYSKK
- a CDS encoding DUF6509 family protein, with amino-acid sequence MDIIDYEMERLDDPTGILQGDRFEFYLDIQVPEDDEMYSENGLYIKLIYAVEGESRHIAQYQIFEKTTDTYLPYSLEDEEVAFINQYCQNVIAKGNM
- a CDS encoding AbrB family transcriptional regulator encodes the protein MGITRIFQLINTILIASLGGFLFSIVHTPLPWVLGSLAIVTIWQGIRKRKLYFPSYFRNIGFIILGLNFGLYFTIDTFVTVKSYFFLYFLLTSALIFISIQLGSIVSRWVPIDEITSVFSCIPGGLSEMTIASEDLNGKSSYVAIFQTIRLITVLFIVPSVMTSFFTERGEGIVSESASVDFDWNSWNYLFYVLPIVAALLLWRRIPAGIIIGSLGVTAVLSISPIQLPPIPSIVVHIGQIFIGAGIGKNILFEDLKITGKYGFIYFGTSVMIISVAFAFGGLMAAISSLDMKTSILSFAPGGLFEMVLTAHSIGGDPAIVSSLQLIRILLIIIVIPSLLRVLFEKKNKRRDNGNVGKNKNAAN